Proteins from a single region of Apostichopus japonicus isolate 1M-3 chromosome 21, ASM3797524v1, whole genome shotgun sequence:
- the LOC139962890 gene encoding all trans-polyprenyl-diphosphate synthase PDSS2-like — protein MNLIFRRPLLRPLKSYALNLRGMSDLNVCCPSLLLKRNVGLLYPVESCQLPHDRAVSFFAFSGKEPWKKAVSQAERIVGYPTSFMSLRCLLSDELASVALHLRKLVGTKHPLLQTAKNFLNDGSHSIQMRGLVVLLVAKAAGPSSSVMDPKVPFVSGIHPSQRTLAEITEMIYTAFLVHRGVFDLSNILPSDGPLKDIEFGNKMAVLSGDFLLASSSSALANLRNTLVVDLISQSIDHMTQAAFDAMNYEKLNHEPSVKSFDEWKDYVFHSAGSLIGHSCKSALLLTNQRQEFIDSAFEFGKNLAWAQQLHQDLIQIRKEPVDGYNYLMSSPVILQNEVSPVKGLSHSEILQALKGGSAIEKAKDLCHHYVGTAKEAIKEFPNQEAKGALNNLLHALTSFR, from the exons atgaatttgataTTCAGAAGACCATTACTAAGACCTCTAAAGAGTTATGCACTCAACCTCAGAGGCATGTCTGATTTAAATGTGTGCTGCCCCAGTTTACTGTTAAAGCGCAACGTAGGCCTACTTTACCCAGTAGAAAGCTGTCAGCTACCACACGATAGGGCAGTTAGTTTCTTTGCTTTCTCTGGGAAAGAACCGTGGAAGAAAGCAGTATCACAAGCAGAGAGGATTGTGGGATACCCTACATCGTTCATGAGTCTCAGGTGTCTGTTAAGCGATGAGCTGGCAAGCGTTGCCCTTCACCTTCGCAAGCTGGTAGGGACCAAACATCCTCTTTTACAAACAGCAAA AAACTTCCTCAATGATGGGAGTCACAGTATTCAAATGAGAGGTTTGGTGGTGTTACTGGTAGCAAAGGCAGCTGGACCTTCCTCATCTGTGATGGACCCAAAGGTCCCATTTGTTAGTGGTATACATCCAAG CCAGAGAACCTTAGCGGAAATTACCGAGATGATCTACACAGCATTTCTAGTTCATCGTGGAGTCTTTGACTTGAGTAATATCTTACCCTCGGATGGTCCTCTCAAGGATATTGaatttggaaacaaaatggCTGTTCTTAGTGGAGACTTTTTACTTGCCAGTTCATCGTCGGCGTTGGCCAATCTCAGAAACACTCTCGTCGTTGatttaatttctcagtccattgATCACATGACACAAGCTGCATTCGATGCAATGAACTATGAAAAGCTAAATCATGAGCCATCCGTCAAAAGCTTCGATGAGTGGAAGGACTATGTGTTTCATTCAGCAGGAAGCTTGATTGGTCACAGCTGTAAGTCAGCTCTGCTATTGACCAATCAGAGACAAGAGTTTATAGATTCAGCATTTGAATTTGGCAAGAATCTTGCATGGGCTCAACAG TTACATCAAGATCTCATCCAGATAAGAAAAGAACCAGTAGATGGATATAATTATTTAATGTCCAGTCCAGTCATACTACAGAATGAGGTTTCACCCGTTAAAGGTCTCTCACATTCAGAG ATTTTGCAAGCTTTGAAAGGAGGGTCAGCTATTGAAAAGGCTAAAGATCTCTGCCACCATTATGTTGGTACTGCAAAAGAAGCTATCAAGGAATTCCCTAACCAAGAAGCAAAGGGGGCCTTGAACAATCTCTTACATGCCCTGACATCTTTCAGATGA